One Alnus glutinosa chromosome 3, dhAlnGlut1.1, whole genome shotgun sequence genomic region harbors:
- the LOC133864249 gene encoding F-box protein At5g07610-like codes for MDRGKRSNNIIANRNNKIYMDLKDIIREHTLPFLPAKSLFRFKTVCRDWKLQISTPFFAHNQSNCFHDVSGLFCQSSSNPPSFISLDPNSYGVPDPSLQFLPEPVDIKTSSNGLLCCQGHTGDKAYYICNPVTKQWKKLPKPNAYHGSDPSLVLMFEPSLLNFVAEYKLICAFPSADFDNTCEFEIYSSAEGSWRISGEIYFGATKLIPNSGVHVDGIVYWLSESSGIVAFDLTMERSQRLYGHNGCLGVMNGKLTSTSAYNQSLTVSVLSNPYTNTMAMNSRVKAWDTKLTVNINNSSELRGVSFSELHGFSCPGSMSYNRGAVLFASGDVIVFRSHKTLYSYDMKTKEFGRLSGEADDDIRIIAYVNSLVEI; via the coding sequence ATGGATCGAGGAAAGAGATCAAATAACATCATTGCAAACAGAAACAACAAGATATACATGGACCTCAAAGACATAATAAGGGAGCACACCCTCCCTTTTCTTCCTGCTAAATCACTTTTCAGGTTCAAGACAGTTTGTAGGGACTGGAAGCTCCAGATCTCAACTCCTTTCTTTGCCCACAATCAGTCAAATTGTTTCCATGATGTCTCGGGCTTATTTTGTCAATCTAGTTCAAACCCACCTTCATTTATCTCCCTTGACCCAAATTCCTATGGTGTTCCAGACCCATCTTTGCAGTTTCTGCCTGAACCAGTTGACATCAAGACTTCTTCCAATGGCCTACTATGCTGCCAGGGTCACACTGGTGACAAGGCCTACTACATCTGCAATCCTGTTACCAAGCAGTGGAAGAAACTCCCTAAACCCAATGCTTATCATGGGTCTGACCCTTCCCTTGTACTGATGTTTGAGCCGTCGTTACTCAACTTCGTTGCTGAGTACAAGCTCATTTGTGCTTTTCCATCTGCTGACTTTGACAATACATGTGAATTTGAGATCTATTCCTCTGCAGAAGGATCCTGGAGAATTTCTGGTGAGATATACTTTGGTGCCACAAAGCTCATTCCTAACTCAGGTGTCCATGTGGATGGAATTGTTTATTGGCTTTCAGAGAGTAGTGGAATTGTTGCTTTTGATCTCACCATGGAGCGGTCACAACGCCTTTATGGTCATAATGGCTGCTTGGGTGTGATGAATGGGAAGCTTACATCAACCAGTGCTTATAATCAGTCACTAACTGTGAGTGTGCTGTCCAATCCCTACACAAACACGATGGCGATGAACAGCAGAGTCAAGGCTTGGGATACAAAACTTACTGTCAATATCAACAACAGCTCGGAGCTTCGCGGAGTTTCATTTTCAGAGCTTCATGGATTTTCATGTCCTGGATCTATGTCATACAATAGGGGAGCTGTGCTCTTTGCGAGCGGGGATGTAATCGTGTTTCGCAGCCATAAAACGCTTTACTCATACGACATGAAGACTAAAGAATTTGGACGACTTAGCGGTGAAGCTGATGATGATATTAGAATCATTGCTTATGTGAATAGCCTTGTTGAAATTTAG